Proteins from a genomic interval of Stenotrophomonas maltophilia R551-3:
- a CDS encoding phage tail tape measure protein, whose product MANNVQTTTITIGGSVSKSLKDALSFANDGIKRIGTELTLLDRRLARLSTTSKEYARMRTQVDALRASQEALESIEAKRTANLEKREKLGSAFGEARGALGTAVTALAKPVENASGFARQNQQIGVAANLSRAQVSALGQAILEQSRATNQGADTLQRSIRLMIDAGMDAQSAQASLGAIGRTTTVTGASIDDVAQAAAALQQSFNIDPSRMQSALDVLVVNSRQGGLGLKDMAEVLPTLGSSFEAMKLQGTSAAATLGAALQATLDSAGGADKAASNMKNFMSSVLSPELQNKAKKSLNLDLRKIIGDAQTDGGNPFDAAMQGIIQATAGDQKKIGTLFSDAQAKNFVQPMIENWDTYIRVRDKALNGSAGTTDAAYADAMQTDPQKIEGAKIAVDNLSKAFGAALLPAVGEAAVKLTELLNGVTSFVQENPKLIANATQIVVGMLGMRTAVLGARYAWTFLQGPILGVQKAFQLFRGGSLLAQMGRFGPMAMRLASGFRVVATAVAAIGGGPITIAIAAITAGAILVRKYWEPIKAFLGGVWDGLSGAGTAAMGELMRAVEPLRPAWEVMSGLIGQAWDWLSKMLAPAQYTGNELSRVAQIGSFLGTVLMEGLRMNIQLISGLVQYVVWMGNVYTTVASGIGSVMSMMWTAIKSGAESLFNWLVPKLDFLMPYVEKLMGFVEGGIGKVSALVGKGLDFGKEVLAGGAEAIGNGMVGYTNMRAGGRGGLDDAVGLVGDVATLDAPGARKRWGGISEAARGRTAPDMPSPSPRGVTTVQQQQTNNITIHQQPGESSESVARRTADELQRRNAVAARGGLADRN is encoded by the coding sequence ATGGCCAATAACGTTCAAACGACAACGATCACGATCGGCGGCTCGGTGTCCAAATCGCTGAAGGACGCATTGTCCTTCGCCAACGATGGCATCAAGCGCATCGGCACCGAGTTGACACTGCTGGACCGCAGGCTTGCCCGTCTGAGCACGACGAGCAAGGAATACGCTCGCATGCGTACACAGGTCGACGCGCTGCGTGCCTCGCAGGAGGCACTGGAGAGCATCGAGGCAAAGCGTACCGCCAATCTGGAGAAGCGCGAGAAGCTCGGCTCGGCATTCGGCGAGGCACGTGGTGCGCTTGGCACGGCCGTTACCGCGCTGGCCAAGCCGGTAGAGAACGCCTCCGGCTTCGCTCGCCAGAACCAGCAGATCGGCGTGGCGGCCAACCTCAGCCGGGCCCAGGTGAGCGCACTGGGGCAGGCCATCCTGGAACAGTCGCGTGCAACCAACCAAGGCGCCGACACGCTGCAGCGCTCGATCAGGCTGATGATCGACGCCGGCATGGATGCGCAATCAGCCCAGGCCAGCCTGGGCGCGATCGGGCGGACCACCACCGTCACCGGCGCCAGCATCGATGATGTGGCCCAGGCCGCGGCCGCCCTGCAGCAGTCGTTCAATATCGATCCCTCGCGCATGCAGAGCGCGCTGGATGTGCTGGTCGTCAACAGCCGGCAGGGCGGCCTGGGCCTGAAGGACATGGCCGAAGTGCTGCCCACCCTGGGTTCGTCGTTCGAAGCGATGAAGCTGCAGGGCACCTCGGCGGCCGCCACCCTCGGCGCCGCCCTGCAGGCCACGCTGGATTCGGCCGGCGGCGCCGACAAGGCCGCCAGCAACATGAAGAACTTCATGTCGTCCGTCCTGTCGCCGGAGCTGCAGAACAAGGCGAAGAAGAGCCTCAACCTGGATCTGCGCAAGATCATCGGTGACGCACAGACCGACGGTGGCAATCCCTTCGATGCGGCCATGCAGGGAATCATCCAGGCCACCGCAGGCGACCAGAAGAAGATCGGCACCCTGTTCAGCGATGCACAGGCGAAGAACTTCGTCCAGCCGATGATCGAGAACTGGGATACCTACATCCGCGTCCGCGACAAGGCCTTGAATGGATCGGCGGGTACCACCGATGCGGCGTATGCCGATGCGATGCAGACCGATCCGCAGAAAATCGAAGGCGCCAAGATCGCTGTGGACAACCTGTCCAAGGCCTTCGGTGCGGCGCTGCTGCCGGCGGTGGGCGAGGCTGCGGTCAAACTGACCGAACTGTTGAACGGGGTCACCTCGTTCGTGCAGGAAAACCCGAAGCTGATCGCCAACGCCACGCAGATCGTGGTCGGCATGCTGGGCATGCGCACGGCGGTGCTCGGCGCACGCTACGCCTGGACGTTCCTGCAGGGCCCGATCCTGGGCGTACAGAAGGCCTTCCAGCTGTTCCGGGGTGGCAGCCTGCTGGCACAGATGGGGCGCTTCGGGCCGATGGCCATGCGCCTGGCGTCGGGCTTCCGTGTGGTTGCCACTGCGGTGGCGGCCATCGGTGGCGGGCCGATCACGATCGCCATCGCAGCGATCACCGCAGGCGCCATCCTGGTGCGCAAGTACTGGGAGCCGATCAAGGCATTCCTGGGCGGCGTCTGGGACGGCCTGAGCGGTGCAGGCACCGCGGCGATGGGTGAACTGATGCGCGCGGTTGAACCACTGCGCCCCGCCTGGGAAGTCATGAGCGGGCTGATCGGCCAGGCGTGGGACTGGCTGTCGAAGATGCTTGCACCTGCACAGTACACCGGCAACGAACTGTCACGCGTTGCCCAGATCGGCAGCTTCCTCGGTACCGTTCTGATGGAAGGCCTGAGAATGAACATCCAGCTCATCAGCGGCTTGGTGCAGTACGTCGTCTGGATGGGCAACGTGTACACGACCGTCGCGAGCGGGATCGGCAGCGTAATGAGCATGATGTGGACCGCGATCAAGTCCGGTGCCGAATCCCTGTTCAACTGGCTCGTTCCGAAGCTGGATTTCCTCATGCCCTACGTCGAGAAGCTGATGGGGTTCGTCGAAGGAGGCATTGGCAAGGTCAGTGCGCTGGTCGGCAAGGGCCTGGACTTCGGGAAGGAGGTGCTTGCCGGTGGTGCGGAAGCGATCGGCAACGGCATGGTGGGTTACACCAACATGCGGGCGGGCGGCCGAGGTGGCCTGGATGACGCCGTGGGCCTGGTCGGCGACGTCGCCACGTTGGACGCGCCGGGGGCGCGCAAGCGATGGGGAGGCATCAGCGAGGCCGCTCGGGGTCGTACCGCACCCGACATGCCATCGCCCTCCCCGCGCGGTGTCACCACCGTGCAGCAACAACAGACCAACAACATCACCATCCACCAGCAACCCGGTGAATCCAGCGAATCGGTGGCACGTCGCACGGCCGACGAACTGCAGCGCCGCAACGCGGTTGCTGCCCGTGGCGGCCTGGCAGACAGGAACTAA
- a CDS encoding phage tail assembly protein — translation MSSKTKTPTDTVIERDGFAEITLTRPRQVNGMETAVLRMREPTVEDMERYQDDKGSDAQREVRMIANLCEISPDDVRKMPLRDYARLQAGVALFTT, via the coding sequence ATGTCCAGCAAGACCAAGACCCCCACCGACACCGTCATCGAGCGCGATGGCTTTGCCGAGATCACCCTCACCCGCCCGCGCCAGGTCAACGGCATGGAGACCGCCGTGCTGCGCATGCGTGAACCGACCGTGGAAGACATGGAGCGCTACCAGGACGACAAGGGCAGCGACGCCCAGCGTGAGGTGCGGATGATCGCCAACCTGTGCGAGATCTCGCCGGACGACGTGCGCAAGATGCCGCTGCGCGACTACGCCCGACTGCAGGCAGGCGTGGCACTTTTTACCACCTGA
- a CDS encoding phage major tail tube protein, with translation MARKIRKNFNFYVDGKGYAGSVMSFTAPKLSLKTEDFQAGGMLAPTEIVLGHEKLTAEVEFASDDAEIMSKFHVVESKEYGFTAREALEGDDGEVTQVVHNMRGKLKLLDRGETKVGEKGTIKVSLALSYYKLTHGAQVVQEIDVVNMIARQGGVDVLAGIRGALGI, from the coding sequence ATGGCGCGCAAGATCCGCAAAAACTTCAACTTCTACGTCGACGGCAAGGGCTATGCCGGCAGCGTGATGTCCTTCACCGCACCGAAGCTGTCGCTGAAGACCGAGGACTTCCAGGCCGGCGGCATGCTCGCCCCGACCGAGATCGTGCTCGGCCATGAAAAGCTGACCGCCGAGGTCGAGTTCGCCTCCGACGACGCGGAGATCATGAGCAAGTTCCACGTCGTTGAAAGCAAGGAATACGGCTTCACCGCCCGCGAGGCGCTGGAAGGCGATGACGGCGAAGTGACCCAGGTCGTGCACAACATGCGCGGCAAGCTGAAGCTGCTGGACCGTGGTGAAACCAAGGTCGGCGAGAAGGGCACGATCAAGGTCAGCCTGGCGCTGAGCTACTACAAGCTGACCCATGGCGCCCAGGTCGTGCAGGAGATCGACGTGGTCAACATGATCGCCCGCCAAGGTGGCGTCGACGTCCTGGCCGGCATCCGCGGCGCGCTGGGCATCTGA